A region from the Candidatus Electrothrix scaldis genome encodes:
- a CDS encoding response regulator transcription factor → MPRLMKILLVEDDRKISAFVQKGLKELSFDITACEDGDEGYYIATTQSFDAIILDIMLPGRDGLSILRNLREQKNTVPVILLTARSALSERLEGLNLGADDYLCKPFFIEELAARLHAVTRRASGNTLNLLQCGALVVDLISRKIRIEEQDIELTAREFSLLELLLRSPDRVYTRTQILEHVWGYDFDPQTNVVDVYIRRLRNKIKEFPGAPVIETVRGVGYRLKEPA, encoded by the coding sequence ATGCCACGACTTATGAAAATCCTCTTGGTTGAAGATGACCGAAAAATCAGCGCCTTTGTGCAAAAGGGCCTGAAGGAACTGAGCTTTGACATCACAGCCTGCGAGGATGGTGATGAAGGCTATTATATCGCAACCACCCAGTCCTTTGATGCCATCATCCTCGACATCATGCTGCCGGGACGGGACGGACTCAGCATCCTGCGCAACCTGCGCGAACAAAAAAACACCGTACCGGTTATCCTGCTCACGGCCCGATCCGCCCTGAGTGAGCGTCTGGAAGGCCTGAACCTGGGAGCAGACGATTATCTCTGCAAGCCCTTCTTTATTGAAGAGCTGGCAGCCCGCCTTCATGCCGTTACCCGACGGGCCTCTGGAAATACCCTCAACCTCCTTCAATGCGGCGCTCTGGTGGTGGACCTGATCAGTCGCAAGATCAGGATTGAGGAGCAGGATATCGAACTCACCGCCCGGGAATTCAGTCTCCTGGAACTCCTCCTGCGCAGCCCGGACCGGGTCTACACCCGCACTCAAATCCTTGAGCATGTCTGGGGCTATGATTTTGACCCGCAAACCAATGTGGTGGATGTTTACATCCGACGACTGCGCAACAAGATCAAGGAGTTTCCCGGTGCCCCAGTGATAGAAACCGTTCGCGGGGTGGGATACCGCCTGAAAGAACCGGCATAG